The following proteins come from a genomic window of Ictalurus furcatus strain D&B chromosome 12, Billie_1.0, whole genome shotgun sequence:
- the LOC128615288 gene encoding sterol 26-hydroxylase, mitochondrial — MTACGAFRAFSLAARHSRKTSSVQELLARNVKSQAGDLNLQSAAVAPGKLKSMDELPGPSLSATVYWLFGKGYADKSHALQVEHKRLYGPIWRSRFGPFDIVNVATAELISQVIRQEGRYPVRSALPHWKEYLDMRGQAYGLHVETGEEWYRMRGALNPKMLKLKEAFAYAQVIHDVVSDLLERMERLRLCSQDKSTVCDLSSELYKFGFEGISSIVFETRLGCLQEEIPTETLRFITAVNNMLTLSETVLFFPHWTRKIFPFWKQFIQAWDDLYGVARNLIDRKVKQIEEQVQRGEKVEGMYLTYLLSSNKLSLPEVYITITELLLGGVDTTSNTMSWTLYHLARDPEVQSRLYQEVVSVCPDRQLPTTEDLSRMPYLKAVIKEILRLYPVVPGNGRLIMENEIAVGGYWFPKQTQFHLCHYAASHDENEFPDSESFIPERWLRGTPSHSQHHPYSSIPFGVGVRACVGRRVAELEMYFVLSRLLQHYELSPVDGAPTVHPKTRTLLIPSEPINLRFVPRT; from the exons ATGACAGCATGTGGAGCTTTCAGAGCGTTCAGCCTCGCAGCGAGACACAGCCGGAAAACTTCCTCGGTTCAGGAGCTGTTAGCGCGGAATGTGAAGTCACAGGCTGGAGACTTGAATCTCCAGTCTGCCGCGGTTGCACCTGGGAAATTAAAGAGCATGGATGAGCTGCCTGGTCCCAGTCTGTCCGCCACGGTTTACTGGCTGTTCGGGAAAGGATATGCAGATAAAAGCCATGCATTACAG GTGGAGCACAAGCGCCTGTACGGGCCAATCTGGCGCTCACGGTTCGGGCCGTTTGACATTGTGAACGTGGCGACAGCAGAGCTCATCTCCCAGGTGATCCGTCAGGAGGGACGGTACCCAGTGCGCAGTGCACTTCCACACTGGAAAGAGTACCTAGATATGAGGGGTCAGGCTTATGGGCTCCATGTTGA GACGGGTGAGGAGTGGTACCGAATGCGTGGCGCTCTGAATCCAAAAATGCTGAAGTTGAAAGAAGCATTTGCGTATGCTCAGGTCATTCATGACGTGGTGTCTGATCTGCTGGAGAGAATGGAGCGACTCCGCTTGTGCAGTCAGGACAAGAGCACTGTGTGTGACCTTTCCTCCGAACTCTACAAGTTCGGCTTTGAAG GTATTTCCTCTATTGTCTTTGAAACCCGCTTGGGCTGTCTGCAGGAGGAAATTCCCACGGAAACACTCCGCTTTATCACAGCAGTTAATAACATGCTAACTCTGTCCGAAACCGTGCTGTTTTTCCCTCACTGGACTCGGAAGATATTTCCTTTCTGGAAGCAGTTCATCCAGGCCTGGGATGATCTCTACGGTGTAG CACGGaatttgattgacaggaagGTGAAGCAGATAGAGGAGCAGGTGCAGCGTGGAGAGAAGGTGGAAGGCATGTACCTTACCTACCTGTTATCAAGCAACAAACTTTCCCTGCCAGAGGTTTATATCACCATCACTGAGCTTTTACTTGGAGGAGTTGACACG aCATCGAACACCATGTCCTGGACTTTGTATCATCTTGCCCGTGATCCGGAGGTGCAGAGTCGTCTCTATCAGGAGGTGGTGTCTGTGTGTCCGGACAGGCAGCTGCCTACCACGGAGGACTTGAGCAGAATGCCGTACCTTAAAGCTGTTATCAAGGAGATTCTCAG ACTGTATCCTGTCGTGCCTGGTAATGGACGCCTCATCATGGAAAATGAGATTGCTGTAGGTGGCTACTGGTTCCCAAAACAG ACACAATTCCATCTGTGTCACTATGCTGCGAGTCACGATGAGAACGAGTTTCCAGACTCCGAAAGTTTCATTCCAGAGCGCTGGCTGAGGGGGACACCATCGCATTCCCAACACCACCCCTACAGCTCCATCCCATTTGGAGTCGGAGTTCGGGCTTGTGTGGGGAGACGCGTGGCCGAACTGGAGATGTACTTTGTTCTGTCTAGG CTGTTGCAGCACTATGAGCTTTCTCCCGTGGATGGAGCCCCCACAGTCCACCCCAAAACGAGGACTCTCCTCATTCCTTCAGAACCTATAAACCTGCGCTTTGTCCCCCGGACCTGA